CTTGATGGCAAAATTACGTCATTTACCGGGAATATAATGCACAGGAAATggcaaaatttgaataaataaatatattagttGGGATGACTAGGTTTTAAATGACTTCCAATTTATTTTTTTGAGTTTGGTTTGTCACACCAATAATATATTCCTTGACAGTAACATGTTCACCTTGAACGGTCTTATGAATAGACTATTTGTATTTACTGCGGTGATGCCGTAAAAAATGAACCAAAGGTATGCTTTCAGTTTGCATAACGGAAGTTCAATAAAGTGTAGCCCACTAGGGATAAGTCATACCGTAAATTACATTTTCCGTGCTTTCGCTCAACATGATACGATATAATTTGACCAATAGAGTACTGTCAAATATATGACAATCTTTAGTATTTATATCATaacatttgtatttaatttaagaataaaCAGGAAAGATGAAAACATGAGTGTCAACGGTCTTTCTGGAAATTCTATTTCTTGTTCGTTCTGCTAAATTTCTTCATCTCTTAAGATAAAATCGCTCTTAGATTACAAGCAATCACCTCATACAGTTAAAAGAACTTATCAATTTCATTAgagattaaatatttaatcaattCGACATTGCACTTTTCAAATATGATTAATGgagatatcatacaatcatagcaGTCTGTTTCatattataattcattattttttttgtatattaattgtaatatgtGATTATATTACAGGGGAAATTACAAGTAATGTCTTACGTGTTGCACGCGAGGCACGACAGCGTACTCTCGGTCCATTTAGTCCATCGTTTAATGTTCAAGAAATATTGTTAGAAAGTTTACAAAAGGTACTTGTTTATCagcaatattttaatgtaaattttgtgacattttaatatgcataatatactTGTTATTGGCGTGACTAGATAAGAGGCAGGGTTCCATTATTCGTGTTGtgtcacacgttagattaccgcgTGTTATATCGCTGCGTTTAGTGATATCGCTTCTTGGaactaaatacaaaatatacaataatattgttattacgTAAAACTATCAATAGAAGCTTTGTTAAAGTTAAGCAATACcagatattttgtattattagtaaTGGATCTTCTTTACTTCAAACAAAATTCTAGTTATGCCAATAGATGTGGTTCTTATAGATAGCTGTTAATGAGATATAAATGTAATATAGAATGTAAAActattttcattgaaattattatattattaagattaatatttgTTGTAGTTCCTCCCAAATGATGCCCACATTCGAGTAAGTGGTAAATTACATATATCCTTGACCAGAGTATACGATGGAAAAAATGTAATTGTGTCACAGTTTTCTTCTAGGGAAGATTTATTACAGGTAAGaaagttttatttatatttacatgtttttataattgttttaaataatataataatatattaaaatgtatgTTTTTCAGGCCTTGTTAGCAAGTGCATTTATTCCTATCTTTTCTGGTCTTTTACCACCCCGTTTCCATGGTGTTAGATACATGGATGGTGGTTTCAGTGACAATCTTCCTACACTAGATGAAAATACAATTACTGTTAGTCCATTCTGTGGTGAAAGTGATATTTGTCCAAGGGATGTTTCTTCTCAATTGTTTCATGTGAGTTACCTACAGTTGATCAACATCTCTATAActaaatatatatgtaaaggatattaatcaaatatttataatttacaggtaaattttgcaaatacaaGTATAGAACTttcaaaacaaaatatatatagatTTGCAAGAATACTGTTTCCACCTAATCCTGAGGTAAGATTTCACaacttataataaaattatctatGAAAAATATGTTGCATACTTTTATACTCTTCTATATAAAGTAAAAATCAGAGTTGGATTTTATGTAGTACTGCTATTCTTACTGTTACTAACATTTATTAtgagtattaataatatataaagatAGAATTATTGAAACGTAATTACTGTAATtacatacaatatataaaaatttgtacacatTGCAGATCCTTTCAAATATGTGTAAACAAGGATTTGATGATGCATTAAGATTTCTTCATCGCAATAATTTACTTAATTGTACTCGATGTCTTGCAGTACAGTCCACATTTGTTGTCTCAGAAACTCTTGATGATAATATAGATTATGATCCTGAATGTTTAGAATGTAAAATGCATAGACAGGTATAATTACTTTTCATATAAATTATGTTGTTTTATGATAAAAAGAATATATACTATATTCTAAAAACATGTTGTAGGAAGCATTGGTATCAAATTTGCCTGAGACAGTTATGACTATATTTCAAGATGCAATTGATTCTGCCAATAAAGGGCTTATTAACTGGTTATTCAAACATAAAAGTGTAAAACTTCTGTCACTGCTTAGCTTACCATATACGTTACCAGTAGATGTAGTATATGCAACTTTCACCAAGTaagcattttattattatcttttacaTTCTACTTTTTAACGAAATTCTTCTAGtaatatataaaagtaatatgcATGAATTATCGCTTGCTTAAAATTGCATGCTCTTAAACTAACAATTATATCTTTCAAGGAAAATGCTTACTAACTCTTATGTGAAATCAAGCATATTGAATTCAAAGAtacctaacaaatattattctgTACGTTCTTAATTTAAGAAATCAGTGTTCAATAAAAAAACttagaatattatttattattaaagtaaCCAAAAATTATCCCGTTTTAaacattgttattattttacggtttatttcaaatataattatataagatTGACCTATTTATGCAAAATAAGGAATTCAtgtattgtgcttgtatgtttACATAATCTTTAATAGTTGCTTTTATGATTTACTATCCTATTCTTAACACTATGCATGTGGTTACATAGTATGATTGGTAACAACATAGAAACTCGTTCCTTGGAGTACAAAGTAATTGGCAATATTCTTCTTAGACGACCGCAGATGATTTCTAGAACTAAATATATAACAATTTCTCGGTAAGCACACGcttttaagaaaaatgaaatttatttttgtacatgtACATTGGAAAATAGAAGATTTCTCTTTTGTAgtaaaaaattgtgtaattcCTATTCATTAATGTATATGTaatcaattattataaaattttcattttttcaaaatttatcgaacgcttttaaaaaaaatttgcttATTTTGGTATATGCGTGTCCTGAGATGCGCGTATGATTATATTCGTTACAAAGTAATAATTGTTTGCTTATATAGTTCTGTTTGTTACACAGTATTTTTcactttgtttattattttattttcagatttattttgAATGTTCCCAAATTGCGAAGAAATTTGTTAGAATTACGAACATTCTTCTTGAACCAATTAAGTACAATATTTCCCAAAATTAACGTATATTATCAGCAAATGCCACAAACTATCAAATGTCAATTAGCTATCACAGAATATGGATCAAGTAAGTGGAATGTTTTCTGCGATTTGTTGTTATAAATGCACAGctattttataatatgtgtatAACTTATTATTCACACGTTTCAGATATATATAATATGGAAGAAATAGAAAAGACTGACAATTtatataagagtaaaaagaatctGAATTTAACATTGCAGTATAATGAATTGTAAGCTTATAAGTctgaatgtttttaaattttgtaatcaataattattgtaattcattACTTTATTTTCTAGACAACCCTGGAAGGAccataataataaatcaaattgtGTTATAAATATGTCCGATCTTTCAACTGTTGATGATACGttcgaaaatattttgcaagtacgtggtaaaatattatttattaattttaatattaacatttattaacatGTTTTTTAATGTATAGGTCACTTCTGAACAAGAAGCGGTGATGGCATATTATTACATGGATGAGAATAACAAGGTGCAGGTGACGGAAATATTTGATGTTACAGATGCAGATTCTCATACAATGTTATCTGCGGATGAGatagaaaataatacaaaattacagTTTGATGAATGGGATGAACCTTCATGGATATCTCAGCATACGTTTAATGACGgtaatttattgtatatattaattattgatgATTTTGTTACATGTAAAGTATTGTATGTATAATTCAAACAATTTGTTATAGCTGTTACCGAATCTCTATTTACGGACGGAAATGAACAGAGTCTAGAAAACTTATCAGAAATATCTTTTGAAGATGATATTTTGGGCGGTTTGAATACTTCTTCTGATCCAGAAAGTGAATGGGAAATAAGTAAAGATTTTCAAACTACAAAGATTACTAGTACACCCAATAGTGCGACAGAAATAGATTAACCATTATTGAAGATTTAagataaaagaatttttaataattaatggaATGATGTATGAGTGCGTTATATTTATAGTCAATATCATGGAGTGTGTGCATATTTCTGTAGTCAATGATATTGATGAGATTATAGTGAGAAGAATTATTACCGATGCTCaatattgataaatttttacaacgctttagaaatattatttgaaaaagtCAAAAGATAGATATATGAAATTGGTTAGTTTTATAAGAAAGAAGTTGTAATTTATAATCTGTGTTATGCACTGATAAATGCAAGCAAGATACAGTACAAATAACGTATAAAGAAGCGATGTGTATCTTCAGCAGAGCATACAcagtattttattgttaatgaAATCTGATAGGAAAAGATTAATATTGTTAGTACATACTTGCAAGGCAGGTATTGGTAGATCTCCGAAAAAGAGACTGATTATAGAAAAAATGTAcattatataatacaaaaatctaTCTCTACTCTAATTTCACGTTAATTTActgtttgaaaatgtaaatattaagtACAATAGGTTAATTAATACGAAGCATTAACACTTACTGTTAACTAagttattttatcaattttttgttacatttttataaaggaGAAGAGGAAATAttctatgtaaatatttttataaacaaatggAATGTTaccaaattatttatacaactACATCTTGTGATAAACATTTAGTGGAATGATGAAATTAGCTATATAAATTAGAGTAGGGAAATACACTTTTTGATCGCATACAGCTGGAACTGAATGCCAATTAacagataaaatttttatattgtttattattgaCATAATCATTGTTGAGGATAACTATACTAATTACGGTTATCGAATAGGTTGTTTTGTATGTGTTAGAAACATAATGCGCTGATTGCTCTTGTACGATAAATGCTTTATAACAACAATTAAACAGCACAATTTaggtaattaattttgtactaaattatgctttaaataacAC
The Megachile rotundata isolate GNS110a chromosome 5, iyMegRotu1, whole genome shotgun sequence DNA segment above includes these coding regions:
- the bmm gene encoding brummer isoform X1, with amino-acid sequence MNLSFAGCGFLGIYHVGVAVCFKKYAPHLLLDKISGASAGAIAACCLLCDLPLGEITSNVLRVAREARQRTLGPFSPSFNVQEILLESLQKFLPNDAHIRVSGKLHISLTRVYDGKNVIVSQFSSREDLLQALLASAFIPIFSGLLPPRFHGVRYMDGGFSDNLPTLDENTITVSPFCGESDICPRDVSSQLFHVNFANTSIELSKQNIYRFARILFPPNPEILSNMCKQGFDDALRFLHRNNLLNCTRCLAVQSTFVVSETLDDNIDYDPECLECKMHRQEALVSNLPETVMTIFQDAIDSANKGLINWLFKHKSVKLLSLLSLPYTLPVDVVYATFTNMIGNNIETRSLEYKVIGNILLRRPQMISRTKYITISRFILNVPKLRRNLLELRTFFLNQLSTIFPKINVYYQQMPQTIKCQLAITEYGSNIYNMEEIEKTDNLYKSKKNLNLTLQYNELQPWKDHNNKSNCVINMSDLSTVDDTFENILQVTSEQEAVMAYYYMDENNKVQVTEIFDVTDADSHTMLSADEIENNTKLQFDEWDEPSWISQHTFNDAVTESLFTDGNEQSLENLSEISFEDDILGGLNTSSDPESEWEISKDFQTTKITSTPNSATEID
- the bmm gene encoding brummer isoform X2, coding for MNLSFAGCGFLGIYHVGVAVCFKKYAPHLLLDKISGASAGAIAACCLLCDLPLGEITSNVLRVAREARQRTLGPFSPSFNVQEILLESLQKFLPNDAHIRVSGKLHISLTRVYDGKNVIVSQFSSREDLLQALLASAFIPIFSGLLPPRFHGVRYMDGGFSDNLPTLDENTITVSPFCGESDICPRDVSSQLFHVNFANTSIELSKQNIYRFARILFPPNPEILSNMCKQGFDDALRFLHRNNLLNCTRCLAVQSTFVVSETLDDNIDYDPECLECKMHRQEALVSNLPETVMTIFQDAIDSANKGLINWLFKHKSVKLLSLLSLPYTLPVDVVYATFTKRPQMISRTKYITISRFILNVPKLRRNLLELRTFFLNQLSTIFPKINVYYQQMPQTIKCQLAITEYGSNIYNMEEIEKTDNLYKSKKNLNLTLQYNELQPWKDHNNKSNCVINMSDLSTVDDTFENILQVTSEQEAVMAYYYMDENNKVQVTEIFDVTDADSHTMLSADEIENNTKLQFDEWDEPSWISQHTFNDAVTESLFTDGNEQSLENLSEISFEDDILGGLNTSSDPESEWEISKDFQTTKITSTPNSATEID
- the bmm gene encoding brummer isoform X3, whose protein sequence is MNLSFAGCGFLGIYHVGVAVCFKKYAPHLLLDKISGASAGAIAACCLLCDLPLGEITSNVLRVAREARQRTLGPFSPSFNVQEILLESLQKFLPNDAHIRVSGKLHISLTRVYDGKNVIVSQFSSREDLLQALLASAFIPIFSGLLPPRFHGVRYMDGGFSDNLPTLDENTITVSPFCGESDICPRDVSSQLFHVNFANTSIELSKQNIYRFARILFPPNPEILSNMCKQGFDDALRFLHRNNLLNCTRCLAVQSTFVVSETLDDNIDYDPECLECKMHRQEALVSNLPETVMTIFQDAIDSANKGLINWLFKHKSVKLLSLLSLPYTLPVDVVYATFTKFILNVPKLRRNLLELRTFFLNQLSTIFPKINVYYQQMPQTIKCQLAITEYGSNIYNMEEIEKTDNLYKSKKNLNLTLQYNELQPWKDHNNKSNCVINMSDLSTVDDTFENILQVTSEQEAVMAYYYMDENNKVQVTEIFDVTDADSHTMLSADEIENNTKLQFDEWDEPSWISQHTFNDAVTESLFTDGNEQSLENLSEISFEDDILGGLNTSSDPESEWEISKDFQTTKITSTPNSATEID